Part of the Caulobacter sp. SL161 genome is shown below.
TGATCAGCGCGCCGGACGCCCCGATCACGGTCACCGTCGACCGCAAGGTGGGTGGCTACGACGCCGACGACATGAAGGTGCTGACCGACGGTGACGCCCTGCGCGCCATCGGCAAGACGATCACCGAGTACGACGCCGAGTCGATCGGCTTCCTGCGCTTCAACACCGAGGGCTCTGCCCTGTTCGTGAAGACGCTGGAGGCGATCATGCGCACGCCCGAGGGCTTGAAGCGCTGGTACCTGAGCGTGATCAACGAGATCGCCCAGAATCATGACGTGGTGCGCGTGCGGTCGATCGAAGGTCTGGACTGGGCCGAGATGGACTTCCCGGAAGACCTCGTCCGCAACCGCGCCCTGACGTCGCAGTGGGCCGCCAAGGAGGCCGAGGCCGTTTAGGCCTCGCCGACCAGCTCTCGAACCAGATCAAGGTCCGACGGCTTGTCGACATCGACGGCCGCGAGACCGTCGTGTGCTCGAACGGCGGCGGCCCTGACGTCAGCCAGGGCGCCCAGCCGCGCCACGGCCTGATCCAGGGTCAGCAGGCCCAGAGCGTAGCGCAGCAGGAAGCTCGGACCCAGCATGGCGGCGATCTTCCAGGGCTGCTTGCGAAGGGCCTCGACCTTTCGCCACAGGCGCACGACGCCCATGGCCCGCTCGTCGCGCAGCAGGAACAGGTTGCAGCCCGAATAGCGCCCGTCGCGGAACTTCAAGTAGGTGCGCTTGGTCTGCGGCGCGGCGGCCTGGACACACGCTTCGGGCGCCAGCAGCACCGCGACCTCGGCCCAGTCGGGGGTGTCGGCCAGGAACTGGGTGATCCACTCGGGCTTGAGCAACGCGTGGTCGACGGTGGTGATCAGCAGAGGAAAGCCCAGCCGCCCGGCGGCGTCGGCGACGCTCTGGCTGGGACCTTCGGCGGTGGGGAGGGCCTGTGCCCGAGATCCCGCCAGCGCGGCCTTGATCGCTTCGTCATTGGCGCTGACGCCGATCTCGGAGGCGTCGGCCGCCTCCACCGCGCCCAGCACCCGCGCCAGCAGGGTCTGGCCCTGCAGCACGATCAGGCCCTTGTGGGCGACGCCGGCATAGGCCGCCGCAGGATCGACCTCTCCCGGGCGAGACCCCGCGAGGATCAGGGCCTTGAAAGGCTGGATCACAGGGCCTTCTCGTAGACGCGATAGGTCTTGTAGTGCGTGCCGCCCACGTTCTCGGCGATGTGGGTCATGGCCTTGTTGGCCTCCAGCACCCACGAGATTTCATAGCGGTTGTAGCCCAGGCTCATCGCCATATCGCGGCTGGCCTTCATCATCCAGAACGGCAGCATGCGCCCGCGCTGGCTGGTTTGGAACTTCTTCTTCACGCCCATTAGTGGGATACGCGCGGATTTCACGCCCTTGACCTTCAGGCGCCACAAGAGCTTGGCCCAGCCGAACGGCAGAAGCTTGCCCTTCAGGTCGGCGATGGCCTCGTTGACGTTGGGCAGGAAGACCACCACGCCGGCGGCCTCGCCGTCGATCTCGGAAAACCAGACAAGGCGCTTGTCGATCACCTGCTTCAGGGACTTGGCCAGCTGGCGGGTCTCGGCCTCGGTGGTGGGGGTGAAGCCCCAGTTGTCGGACCAGGCGTCGTTGAGGATCTCGGTGAGGGTCTGAACCTCCTGGTCGTACCGGCTCATGTCCAGCTGGCGCAGCACCACGCCCGACGGCAGGCCGCGTTTGACACGGCGCTGGGCAATTTCGGGGATGTCGCCGGTCTCGTCGGCCTTGTAGGCGAAGAGGTCCTGGGCCTTGGCGTAGCCCTGCTCCTCGACGCGCTGGCCGGCATAGACCGGGTCGTGGCCCATCAAGACCATCGGCGGGGTGTCAAAGCCCCAGACCAGCAGGCCGACCTCTTCGTTGATCGACAGGTTGAACGGCCCGACCGCGTGGGTGCGTCCCCGGGCGCGCAGCCAATCCTCTGCGGCGCGGAACAGCACGTTGAACACCGCCGCATCGTCTTCGGCGGCGATCATGCCGAAGTGGCCGTCGAGCCGTCCTTCTGTGGGCTGTGGGGTCAGCTGGTCGATCTGGGCGCTGATGCGGCCCACGTCGCGGCCGCCCCGGGTCGCGAGGAACAGCTGCACCTCGGCATGGTCGAAGAACGGATTGGTCTTCGGGGTCAGCGCGTCGGTCCGCTCCATGAACAGCGGCGTGATCCAGTTGGGATCCTTGGCGTTCAGGCGCGCGGGCAGGGCGATGAAGCGCTTGAGCTCAGCGGGCGTCTTGACCGGGATGACCGAGAGGTCGGCGTTAGTGGAGTCGAAAGGCATCAGCCCTCCAGGGCCAGGAAGGTTCTGACGGCGAGCGCGCCGAAGATCGCAGGGGCCGCCCAGACGGCCAGGAAGGGCGACAATGCGCCGGACTCGCCCAGGGCGGTCAGCATGCCGTTGGCGACCAGGAACATCAGGCCAGCGGCGAGGCCCCCGGTCAGCAGCACCGCGCCTTGCCCGCTGCGGAAATTGGCCAGGGCGACGGGCGCGCTCAGCAACAGCATCACCAGCGAGACGAACGGGCTGGCGAAGGCGGCCTGCAGGTGGGTGGCGTAGAAGCTTTCGGGCCGATCCGAGCCGCCATTCTCCAAAGCCCGCCGCGCTGAGGCGGCCGTCGGCATGGAGTCGTCGCCGAACAGTCCCTGGACATCCTGCGGACGTAGAGCCGTTGGCCAGGAGGTCGCCGCAGCGGTCGAGGCCTGCGACAGGTCTCCGGCAAAGCGGGTGGTCTTGGGCTGCTCAAGGGTCCAGGCCTTGCCGTCGTAGCGGGCCACGGGCGCCTCGACCTTCTCGACGAGGATGCCTTTGCTGTCGCGGCGGAAAATGGTGACGCCGGTGATCGTGCGGCCGTCCGCCGAGGCGTTGGCGCCGATGACCAGGTCCGCGCCCGCCCGGAAGGTGCGGGGCGCGGGCTCCTTGCGCTCCGCCACGGGGGTGGTGTTGCGCCACCAGTCGGCGAGCGTCGGGTCGGCGCGCGGCGCCAGGACCTGGCCGCACAGGGCGTCCAGCAGCATCACCGCCACGGCGGCCGGCACGGCCATGCCCACGATCCGGTAGCCGGATATGCCGCTCGCCCGCATGGCGACGATCGCGCTTTCACGGGCCAGTTGCGAGAAGGCGAACAGCCCGCCGGCCAGCACCGCGATCGGCGCCACCTGTTCGAAGAGGCGCGGCAGACGCAGGGCGGCGTAATAGCCGACCCCGGCCATGCCGAGGCCTCGGTCCAGGATGTCGCTGGTCACATCCAGCAGGTCCAGGATCTGCAGGACTGACATCAGGATCAGGGCCGCGCCGAGAATGCGGGTGGCGACCGTCTTCAGGACGTAGAGCTGCAGTTTCATGCGGCTTGTCGCTTCTTCGGCTGGGGCAGCAGGCGCAGGGCGCGCGTGACCAGATTGTTGATGCGCCGCACCAAGCGCGACACCGGTGTGTCGCCAGGACGGGTCCGGCTGCCGACGAACAGCCACACGCTGAGCGCGGCGAATACGGCGAAGGGGACCCAGATGGCGGGGAAGGCGGCCGCCTTGCCGGCCTTCGCCATGCCCTGACCCAGCAGCAGCGAGTGCTGGAACGCCAGCAGCAGCAGACCCGCCATGATCAGGCCGGGCGCACGGTTGCCCCGCTTGGAGGCCAGGCCCAACGGGAAGGCCAGAAGCGGCAGGAAGGGCAGGAAGGCGGCGCGGGCCAGACGCCCGTAAAACTCGCTCAGCAGGGTGCCTTTGGAGACGACCGGATCGGGTGACTGCGCCTCCCGGCGCAACTCACCCATGGTCAGTTCGCGCTCGTCTCCGCCGCGGTCGCGCAGAAGAACAGCCGCCGCCGACAGCGGCGTCTGGGTCGTCAGGCTGGTGAAGGCCAGATTGCGATAGGTCCCGTAGGCGTCATGGGCGATGCGGCGGCCGTCGCGCAGGTCCATGGTGATGGTCTTGCCGTCCGGGTCCATCTTCAGGTCAGCGGACGCGGCGGTGATGATCTCTTCCTGGCCCTTGGCGTCCAGGCGGCGGATGAACACGCGCGTCAGGCGCTGACCGGCGATGTCGGCGCTGTCGGCGGTCAGCAGTGAGCCCTTGTCGTCAATGAAGGCCCCGCCTGCGAGGCGTCCGTTCCAGCCTGCGTTGATCGCTGCGTGCATCACCGCCCGATAGGCGTAGCGGCTGTAGGGCTGCATGTAGCCGAACACGATGATGCTGAAGACGCTGAGGAGCACGCCGACAGCCACGAACGGCGCGGCGATGCGTTCCAGCGATTGGCCGCTGGCCAGCAGGGCGTCGATCTCCGAGCCGTCCGACAGCTTCACGATGACGATGAACAGGGCCACGAAAAAGGCCACGGGCAGGGCCAGGCCCAGATAGTGCGGCACCAGGTTGGCGGCCAGTTGCGCGACATAGCCAAACCGCGCGCTGCTTTGCGACAGAACGTCGAGCAGCCGCAGGATGCGCTCGAGCAGCAGCGCGATCACCGTCACGCCCAGGCAGGCGGCCAGCGGCCATAGCAGCAGGCGTAAGAGATAGCGGTCGATCAGGCGGGGGCCGCCGTTGGGCAGGTCCTTGGCGCTCACGCTGCGTTCCAGGCCTTGGAGAAGCGGGCGGCCAAGCGCTCCACCGCGTCGGGGGTCAGTTCGACGGCGGCGCCCAGCGCCGGGGCGGCCGGCCAGCCCGCGTCGGGGAATGAGGCGCCCTCATGCTCGCGCGTCCCAGCGTAGCGCGGCAGCACGTGGAAGTGGACGTCTTTGTCGACCATCATCAGCATCAGGTAGTTGATCTTCTCGTAGTCGACTTGGCTCTTGAGCAGGCGCTCGATCCCGGCGACGGCGACCTGCAGGTCGGCGAACGCGGCTGGACTCACGTCCGAGAACGCCTGGACCGCTTCCTTGCACACCAGAACCAAGGCGCCAAACGTGGGCTGCTTGGGGCGAACCAGGACAAGCCAATGATCGGTCTCGGCGACCTTCGAGGCGGGATAGCCGAACGCCAGGGCGGTGGGATTGCTCATGAGAACGCCGAAACTTCAGGCCGGTGTCGCCCGCGCGGCACAATAGGGATGCGCGGGGTCACAGGGAAGGGCGATGCGTTCGCCGAGGTCATTCAGGCGGCCTCGGCGCGGCGCGCCAGGTCGGCCAGCGTGAAGCGACCCAGTTCGGAGATTTCCGCGCCCGTCTCCGAGAGGCCGCGCGCGACGACGCGGACGGCGTGGCCGCCTTCGGGGCGAGGCTCGATCTCGATCTGGTGCCAGCGGGCGGGCGCGTGGCGGCTGGGCTTGGCCGAAGCCGACGGCACGCCCAGCACCGGGATGGTCGCGCCGCCGGGACCGGGAACCGAGCCGACCAGAGCCTCATGGGCGTGGCCGTGCAGCACGAGATCCGCCCCGCGCTTGGCCAGCACCGCGCGCAGCGCCTCCTGATCCTCAAGCCGCTTGCGCTTGGACACCGCGCCCGGATGCGGCGGGTGGTGGAGGACCACCAGTCGGAAGAGGCCGGCATAGGCGGGGTCCGACAGCGCCGCGTCGAGACGCTGCAACTGGTCCTCGCCTAGGCGTCCCGTCGCCAGATGCGGCGCGGTGGGAACCGCCGAGCACAGGTTGAAGATCGCGACGGGGCCGCGCACGCGCACCTGCGGGAAGCTGGCCTCGCCGGCGTCGCCCAGCCAAGGCGACCAGATCGCGAAACGTTCATGCCCGCCCGGGCCCGCCAGGGCGTCGTGATTTCCCGGACTGACAGTGTGATCAGCCGCCGCGCCCAGCGCTTCGAGCCATGCGCGGGCTGCGGCGATCTCGCCGGGCGAGGCGAAGTTGGTCAGGTCGCCGCTGATCACCACATGGTCCGGCGAGGCCGCCTTCATGTCGGCGATCAGCGCCGCCAGAACCTCAGGGCGATGGACCTTGCGCTTCTTTCGCCAGGCGATGCGGCTGAGCAGGCGCTTGGTGAACACGTCCCGCAGGCCGAACGCGCCGGGCTGCGGCGGCAGGTGGAGGTCGGAGAGGTGGGCGATGCGATAAATGGACAAGACGGGCCGGGCGGTTCTGGTCGAAACGGTCGAAGCTGCGTATCTATCAGCCTCGGATTCAAGGGGTATAGCCGTCTTTGAGTGGTGAAGTTCAAAATGGGCCGCGGGCGCTGACCGTGGGCCGCAGCGACGGGCGCATCTGGGGCATGAGCTCCGCCGAGCGTCTGTCCCGCATCTACCGTCGTCTGGGTCTGGTCGAGACCCCCGCCGTGGACCTGTCGCACGCCGTCGTGGCGGTCGATGCGGGCTGGGTGTTCGACGAGTCGCTGATCAAGGCCCTGGCGGGCCGTGAGGGCGCCGTGCTGGTCGATGACGCCGGGCGCGCTGTCGCCGTCCATGCGCCCGCCGATCTGGCCTATGCCGCCAGCGAAGCGCTGGCCGCCGGTAACGATCCGGCCGGCCTGGACCCCCGTTTCACGCGGCTGACGGCGCTGGAGCTGGGCTCGGCCTATAACAGCGCGCTGCGCAAGCGCGAGCCGCCGGTGCTGGAACGCCTGACCCCCGAAACGGTGCGCGCCGTCGAAAAGCGCCTGTTCCAGGGCTCGTACAAGGGCGTCACGGACTTCGTCACCAAGTATGTCTGGCCGGCCCCGGCGCGGGTCGTGACCCGTTGGTGCGCCCTGGCGAAGATGACGCCCAACCAGGTCACCTTCATCGGCTTTGTGATGGTGCTGGCGGCGACCTGGCTGTTCTGGCACGGCCATTTCGGCTGGGGCCTGGTCTGCGCCTGGATCATGACCTTCCTCGACACGGTCGACGGCAAGCTGGCCCGCGTGACCCTGACCTCGTCCAAGTGGGGCAACGTCTTTGACCACGGCATCGATCTGGTGCACCCGCCGTTCTGGTGGTGGGCGTGGTTCGTCGGCGTCTATGCGGTCGGCCAAGAGATCCCCTATGCGGCGCTCAGCCTCGCTATCGTGGTCGGCGGCTATGTCGCCCAGCGGGTGGAGGAAGGGATCTTCCTGGCCCTGTTCAAGCTGGAGATGCACGCTTGGCGGCCGTTCGACAGCTTCTTCCGGCTGATCACCGCGCGCCGGAACCCGAACCTGATCCTGCTGACCGGCTGTGCGATGGTAGGCCGGCCCGATGTCGGCTTCACGCTCGTGGCTATCTGGACCGCCGTGTGCTTCGTCGTGCACGCCATCCAGATCCTGCAAGGCCTGATGGCGCCGAAGGGGTCGATCCAGTCCTGGCTGGCGAAATGACGCGCATCGGGGTCGTCCGCAATCCGCAGAGCCACGGCAATCGGATCCGGCCGCCCGGCCCGGCGCCGGAGGACGTGCGTCTGGTCGAGCCGATCGGGCGGGAGGCCTTGAAGGCGGCGCTGGACGACTTCGCGCGCACGGGTCTCGACTTGCTGGTGATCGACGGCGGCGACGGCACCGTGCGCGACGTGATCAGCCTTTTGCCTCACACGTTTGGCGAGGCGACGCCGCTGCTGGCTGTCCTGCCG
Proteins encoded:
- a CDS encoding phosphocholine cytidylyltransferase family protein; translated protein: MQPVKTLILSAGQGKRLSPLTDDRPKCLVELAGRSVLEWQLRHLHQAGVTEAVVVTGFRSDLVEAEVARLSLPGLAVRTLYNPFYSVTDNLATCWLAREEMRGGPFMILNGDTLFEPAIAERLISAPDAPITVTVDRKVGGYDADDMKVLTDGDALRAIGKTITEYDAESIGFLRFNTEGSALFVKTLEAIMRTPEGLKRWYLSVINEIAQNHDVVRVRSIEGLDWAEMDFPEDLVRNRALTSQWAAKEAEAV
- a CDS encoding nucleotidyltransferase family protein, whose product is MGAGGQQGHDPHRRERGRHALQDLSRLREGPVIQPFKALILAGSRPGEVDPAAAYAGVAHKGLIVLQGQTLLARVLGAVEAADASEIGVSANDEAIKAALAGSRAQALPTAEGPSQSVADAAGRLGFPLLITTVDHALLKPEWITQFLADTPDWAEVAVLLAPEACVQAAAPQTKRTYLKFRDGRYSGCNLFLLRDERAMGVVRLWRKVEALRKQPWKIAAMLGPSFLLRYALGLLTLDQAVARLGALADVRAAAVRAHDGLAAVDVDKPSDLDLVRELVGEA
- the bcerS gene encoding ceramide synthase, with amino-acid sequence MPFDSTNADLSVIPVKTPAELKRFIALPARLNAKDPNWITPLFMERTDALTPKTNPFFDHAEVQLFLATRGGRDVGRISAQIDQLTPQPTEGRLDGHFGMIAAEDDAAVFNVLFRAAEDWLRARGRTHAVGPFNLSINEEVGLLVWGFDTPPMVLMGHDPVYAGQRVEEQGYAKAQDLFAYKADETGDIPEIAQRRVKRGLPSGVVLRQLDMSRYDQEVQTLTEILNDAWSDNWGFTPTTEAETRQLAKSLKQVIDKRLVWFSEIDGEAAGVVVFLPNVNEAIADLKGKLLPFGWAKLLWRLKVKGVKSARIPLMGVKKKFQTSQRGRMLPFWMMKASRDMAMSLGYNRYEISWVLEANKAMTHIAENVGGTHYKTYRVYEKAL
- a CDS encoding LptF/LptG family permease gives rise to the protein MKLQLYVLKTVATRILGAALILMSVLQILDLLDVTSDILDRGLGMAGVGYYAALRLPRLFEQVAPIAVLAGGLFAFSQLARESAIVAMRASGISGYRIVGMAVPAAVAVMLLDALCGQVLAPRADPTLADWWRNTTPVAERKEPAPRTFRAGADLVIGANASADGRTITGVTIFRRDSKGILVEKVEAPVARYDGKAWTLEQPKTTRFAGDLSQASTAAATSWPTALRPQDVQGLFGDDSMPTAASARRALENGGSDRPESFYATHLQAAFASPFVSLVMLLLSAPVALANFRSGQGAVLLTGGLAAGLMFLVANGMLTALGESGALSPFLAVWAAPAIFGALAVRTFLALEG
- a CDS encoding LptF/LptG family permease gives rise to the protein MSAKDLPNGGPRLIDRYLLRLLLWPLAACLGVTVIALLLERILRLLDVLSQSSARFGYVAQLAANLVPHYLGLALPVAFFVALFIVIVKLSDGSEIDALLASGQSLERIAAPFVAVGVLLSVFSIIVFGYMQPYSRYAYRAVMHAAINAGWNGRLAGGAFIDDKGSLLTADSADIAGQRLTRVFIRRLDAKGQEEIITAASADLKMDPDGKTITMDLRDGRRIAHDAYGTYRNLAFTSLTTQTPLSAAAVLLRDRGGDERELTMGELRREAQSPDPVVSKGTLLSEFYGRLARAAFLPFLPLLAFPLGLASKRGNRAPGLIMAGLLLLAFQHSLLLGQGMAKAGKAAAFPAIWVPFAVFAALSVWLFVGSRTRPGDTPVSRLVRRINNLVTRALRLLPQPKKRQAA
- a CDS encoding HIT family protein — translated: MSNPTALAFGYPASKVAETDHWLVLVRPKQPTFGALVLVCKEAVQAFSDVSPAAFADLQVAVAGIERLLKSQVDYEKINYLMLMMVDKDVHFHVLPRYAGTREHEGASFPDAGWPAAPALGAAVELTPDAVERLAARFSKAWNAA
- a CDS encoding metallophosphoesterase family protein; this encodes MSIYRIAHLSDLHLPPQPGAFGLRDVFTKRLLSRIAWRKKRKVHRPEVLAALIADMKAASPDHVVISGDLTNFASPGEIAAARAWLEALGAAADHTVSPGNHDALAGPGGHERFAIWSPWLGDAGEASFPQVRVRGPVAIFNLCSAVPTAPHLATGRLGEDQLQRLDAALSDPAYAGLFRLVVLHHPPHPGAVSKRKRLEDQEALRAVLAKRGADLVLHGHAHEALVGSVPGPGGATIPVLGVPSASAKPSRHAPARWHQIEIEPRPEGGHAVRVVARGLSETGAEISELGRFTLADLARRAEAA
- a CDS encoding CDP-alcohol phosphatidyltransferase family protein codes for the protein MSGEVQNGPRALTVGRSDGRIWGMSSAERLSRIYRRLGLVETPAVDLSHAVVAVDAGWVFDESLIKALAGREGAVLVDDAGRAVAVHAPADLAYAASEALAAGNDPAGLDPRFTRLTALELGSAYNSALRKREPPVLERLTPETVRAVEKRLFQGSYKGVTDFVTKYVWPAPARVVTRWCALAKMTPNQVTFIGFVMVLAATWLFWHGHFGWGLVCAWIMTFLDTVDGKLARVTLTSSKWGNVFDHGIDLVHPPFWWWAWFVGVYAVGQEIPYAALSLAIVVGGYVAQRVEEGIFLALFKLEMHAWRPFDSFFRLITARRNPNLILLTGCAMVGRPDVGFTLVAIWTAVCFVVHAIQILQGLMAPKGSIQSWLAK